Proteins found in one Capra hircus breed San Clemente chromosome 20, ASM170441v1, whole genome shotgun sequence genomic segment:
- the LOC108638399 gene encoding probable palmitoyltransferase ZDHHC11 codes for MSAACLTLKGGPQLLRVSDRCVSCLLAVSTGTARDTRELAGPDHAPPGRAPRVLPGPSCSLTSLQVTGGIFFFHFLVHLIAISIDPAEASVRLKNYSQPMPTFDRSKHLHVIQNQYCHLCEVTVSAKAKHCSACNKCVSGFDHHCKWLNNCVGSRNYWCFFGSVASASAGLLCVIAVLLYIFFQYLFNPAALRTDSRYQSISNKDTWLLFLPISPVRTNSCVLLALGLLVLLLALISLLLLGHLLFFHLYLMAKRLSTFDYMTQGRHQQNSEHQTGKRSVSLQMEDLSEVQAPLPPSIRPALGAAPGQREAGTSMLPLDSPLGPSEQR; via the exons ATGTCTGCTGCTTGCTTGACGTTGAAGGGCGGGCCTCAGCTCCTGCGGGTCAGTGACCGCTGTGTGAGCTGTCTGCTCGCCGTGTCCACAGGGACAGCCAGGGACACCCGAGAGCTGGCTG GGCCCGACCACGCACCTCCTGGGCGGGCCCCGCGCGTGCTGCCTGGGCCGAGTTGCTCCTTGACATCCTTGCAGGTGACCGGCGGGATATTCTTCTTCCACTTCTTAGTCCACCTGATCGCCATTTCCATCGACCCGGCCGAAGCCAGCGTCCGCTTGAAGAACTACTCCCAGCCTATGCCGACCTTCGACCGGTCCAAACACCTGCATGTCATCCAGAACCAGTACTGTCATCTCTGCGAGGTCACCGT GAGCGCCAAAGCCAAGCACTGCAGCGCCTGCAACAAGTGCGTCTCGGGCTTCGACCATCACTGCAAGTGGCTGAACAACTGCGTGGGGAGCAGGAACTACTG GTGCTTCTTCGGCTCGGTGGCCTCCGCTTCGGCCGGTCTGCTCTGCGTCATCGCTGTCCTTCTGTACATCTTCTTCCAGTACCTCTTCAACCCCGCCGCCCTGCGCACCGACTCCCGCTACCAGA GTATCTCCAACAAGGACACGTGGCTGCTGTTCCTCCCGATCTCCCCCGTGAGGACCAACTCCTGCGTCCTCCTGGCGCTcgggctgctggtgctgctgctggcgCTCATCAGCCTGCTGCTGCTCGGCCACCTGCTCTTCTTCCACCTCTACCTGA TGGCCAAAAGGTTGAGCACGTTTGATTACATGACACAGGGCCGCCACCAGCAAAACTCAGAACACCAGACAGGCAAGAGGAGTGTGAGTTTACAGATGGAAGATCTGTCAGAGGTACAGGCGCCCCTGCCCCCATCTATCCGTCCAGCACTGGGGGCGGCCCCAGGCCAGCGGGAGGCTGGGACCTCCATGTtg